The following proteins are encoded in a genomic region of Pirellulales bacterium:
- a CDS encoding MFS transporter — MRDDARPAAPAGNSVARVVLASFIGTTIEWYDFFLYGTAAALVFNKLFFPTLDPFAGTMASFATYAVGFFARPVGGIVFGHFGDRMGRKSMLVTTLMLMGMATFLIGVLPTYDQVGKLAPILLVTLRFVQGFGVGGEWGGAVLMVVEHGHQGRRGLNASWVQAGVPAGMVLATTIFGLFSWLPDEAFLSWGWRLPFLLGIALLCVGLFIRLQILESPLFAKMRDRNEQAGIPFFAVLKRYPRNILLAMGARVAENGSFYIFTVFVLTYATVELNVSRTSVLTGVLVASVAEFLVIPAFGLLSDRVGRRPVYLAGALGLALFSFPFFWMIDTGHPTIIGLAIVIGLVVQSAMYAPQAAFFSELFGTEVRYTGASIGYHLATPLAGGLAPLVCMALLRWADGSPWPIALYMIGLSTITLVSVWLAAETRDAQLGEAGSPTRPKT, encoded by the coding sequence ATGCGTGACGATGCCCGACCTGCCGCCCCTGCCGGTAATTCCGTGGCACGCGTCGTGCTGGCCAGTTTCATCGGCACCACGATCGAGTGGTACGACTTCTTCCTGTATGGCACCGCGGCGGCGCTGGTCTTCAACAAGCTCTTTTTTCCTACGCTCGATCCCTTCGCCGGCACGATGGCCTCGTTCGCCACCTACGCCGTCGGATTCTTCGCCCGCCCTGTCGGTGGGATCGTCTTCGGCCACTTCGGCGATCGGATGGGGCGGAAATCGATGCTGGTTACGACCCTGATGCTGATGGGCATGGCCACGTTTCTGATCGGCGTGTTACCGACGTACGACCAGGTGGGCAAGCTAGCGCCGATCCTGCTCGTGACGTTGCGCTTCGTACAAGGATTTGGCGTCGGCGGCGAATGGGGCGGCGCCGTGCTGATGGTCGTCGAGCATGGCCACCAGGGACGCCGCGGGCTAAACGCCAGTTGGGTGCAGGCCGGCGTGCCGGCTGGCATGGTGCTGGCCACCACGATCTTCGGTCTCTTCTCGTGGCTTCCCGACGAGGCGTTTCTTAGCTGGGGATGGCGCCTGCCATTTCTGCTGGGCATCGCGTTGTTATGCGTCGGGCTGTTCATTCGCTTACAGATCCTGGAAAGCCCTCTGTTCGCGAAAATGCGCGATCGCAACGAACAAGCGGGCATTCCGTTCTTCGCCGTGCTCAAGCGCTATCCGCGCAATATTCTGTTGGCGATGGGCGCGCGGGTCGCGGAAAATGGCAGCTTCTATATTTTCACCGTTTTCGTACTGACCTACGCCACGGTCGAATTGAACGTCTCGCGGACTTCGGTCCTGACCGGCGTACTAGTTGCCTCGGTGGCTGAGTTCTTGGTTATTCCCGCCTTCGGCTTGCTGTCAGACCGCGTGGGGCGGCGCCCCGTTTATCTGGCGGGGGCGCTGGGCCTAGCCTTGTTTTCCTTTCCGTTTTTCTGGATGATCGATACCGGCCATCCGACGATCATTGGACTGGCGATCGTGATCGGATTGGTTGTGCAATCGGCGATGTACGCGCCGCAAGCGGCCTTCTTTTCGGAATTGTTCGGCACCGAGGTTCGCTACACCGGCGCCTCGATCGGCTATCATCTCGCCACGCCCTTGGCCGGCGGCCTGGCGCCGCTGGTTTGCATGGCCTTGTTGCGCTGGGCCGACGGCAGCCCCTGGCCGATCGCCCTGTACATGATCGGACTGTCAACGATCACGCTGGTGTCGGTATGGCTGGCGGCTGAAACGCGCGACGCGCAGTTGGGCGAAGCGGGAAGCCCGACGCGACCGAAGACTTGA